Below is a genomic region from Rosa chinensis cultivar Old Blush chromosome 5, RchiOBHm-V2, whole genome shotgun sequence.
ACTGGGATTTGCGCGCCACGTGTGTAGGACACTCCATGCACGCGTGTACGTTAAGGTCGGTCACATTTTAACCAACTGATGGGTACCCATACGCTTCTGCTCGGCCTTCACAGATTAGGAATAAATTCTGTCCTCAACACTTTATTAATGAAAATGCCAAATATAAGGAGAAAGAATCATAGTTTACAATAAGTATAAAGAGAAAattctgaaataatatcaagaTTGCAAAAACTAAATCCTTACATATGCAAAGCTTACACCATATGTAAACTTATGATTACCGAGCTTCAAATATGCATGATTGAATAACAACTTCGTATAATAAACTGCATAGATTATGCTGTTATTTCATGTTGAAGTTGGATGTATTAGAGATTTTGCAATTGAGTATTGGATATCACCATGGATTACTCAAGATTAGAATTTCAACTTGTTCTGGATTGTGCATTTTTGTTCTTGAAATCTTGTTCTAGGTTTTGCTTCTTACCGCAACGACCTTACATAATCCTACCTCTCCAAACATGACTCATATTAGTATTGTGTAGGAGTGTAGGACTACTCATGGGAAGCCCACTTAAGTATTAACAATAGATCGAGTTACCCAGAATAATGCTGGATACCAAACGACCCCAAATACTCTTACACTTTTTAAGTTGCACATATAGCCGAGATGCTATTAGGCAGTCGGACAATTACTTTGTGCAGACTTGCTCCGACACTAGAGGCGTAATTACGTGCATTAACAAATAAATATAGATTAATTTGCAATTTTTAATCATTTAAATTTGTTTACTTTCGACGATAAAAGTATCTGattacaagttttttttttcgttttcttttgggctaaaaaggaaaaattatgaGTGGAGAAATGTAAAAACAAACTAAGGATAATATCGACTCAGATCATAACTAAAAGACAATTGAAAAGAATGCTTGCAAAAAGGTGCATGAATTCATTCATGATCAAGACAATCATGAAGGATGTGGGAGGGCCCAATGATTTCGAGGAATTAAGGTAGAATTGGGAAAAAGCTTGAGCAACAATTGGTAAAATTTAAGCGGGATTGTTATCGTGTTTGGGTGTGAACAAAACTTGACCTAATCAATCACATCTATATAAATGTGTAATCAATTCTTATTAACAATTATCAAATGCAATgtcgtataaaaaaaaattatcaaatgTAATGTCACTCCACTTATTGGCCTGAATATATGCCAAGCAGGATCGGTATGCTTCAGCAATTGGATGGTGTTGATTTTCCTGTGAGATCGAAGGAATTATTGAATTTCGCAAAagggtgaggctattgccaccctataattttctttgttcacctacattttaattttaatgattagatttacttatccaacccatttctctttccagaattatcctccatcatatgacatatcaaattaaaaaagaaattttgtttaacaaaaatttttcatttaatttatatcaattaaaaagacgtcctaaattatattaaagtttcctaataaaatcataatttgatttacttccatttttttattttttccattcagtttcaatgttcatttatttcaatccatattaaaaaattagtatgtgttactatgagcaatgaaaaaaagattgatttttttttcatgttttaaattttttactttcagtgTTTATAAAGGTTTCGGTTTTTATAAaggtattataaagattttgatgaagttaacactaatggttttgtgaattgaataacgaattaacgatagagacgcaacaaaaagataaaaaagaaaatcgtaataaattgaaatttagatggagaagatgaagattaatgttaacataagagaaattaagtagttttgtatttaattagttatgaatttagttttccttaaagatttaaattttagaaaattattatacttattagttattttgcatttgggtaatatagtctttcaataattcaaatatttgtagggtgaataaagaaaatggtagggtggcaatagccgcaccctttgcAAAATTACTTACGTGTGGATCAATTCTTCTTCCATGTGGATTAGGTTTAGGTTTCTTGCATCtgaaaattctataaattatATGAACGATCGACTTCTCCCAAGTGCACACCAGAAATTAGAAACTAAAAAGAAGACGAGAAACAAAGCTAGCACGTACGCTTCGTACTCGTGCGTACAAAAACATGGCAGCTCACGATGATCCTCCTCCGGGCTACAGATTTAGACCTGACACAGAACAACTTCTTGTTCATTATCTTCGTCCCAAACTCGACGGAGAAGGCTTTCCCCAAGGGCTTGTTCCTTTCTGCGATCTTTATGGAGATCAAGAACCATGGCAGATATGGGAAGCTTTCAAAGAAACATCAGAGAAAGACCGAAAAAGAAAAGACCTTTATTTTCTTACCCAACACAAGAAGAAGACTCCAAATGGAAAGCGCAAAAGCCGAACAGTCGGCACGGGTACCTGGAAAGGCGAAGACGCCGCCAAGAAAGTACTTGCGGCTTCTCAAAGAGTTATTGGCAAGAGAAAAAGATTTCGTTACGATAACAAGGTCTCGGCGCAAAACGGTCGCTGGCTCATGCACGAGTTTGAACTTGATGCATCTTTATTGCGAAACAAACGTAAAGCAAAGGAGTATGTTCTTTGTATTCTTAGAAAGAACGATAAATCGGAGAAAGATCGGAAACAAGAAGGACAAGAGTATCAAGAAGAACAAGTGATGAGTTGCGACTATGGTAATCAAAAGGGTGGAAACCTTCATGAACCTGAGTTCGTTGAAGAAGAGACCAGTACTACTCAACAACGTACCAGATGAACTTCGTAAACATGCAATGGCCTTGCAGTATACCTAAAGAAACAGATCGATTACTGAGCAGGCTATGAAAAATAAATTAGAAGAAAGGGGCAGTTGATGAGTGATGACTGGAGCGCGCTGATGATGGTTATTTTCTCGAGCAACTACTATAGGAGTATTATTATCAGGTGTTAGAGCTGAGTTACCCCATTTAAAGTTGAATCTCTGCTGAAAGCCTGAAATTAATATGAGACTCTTTGGTTTTTTTGGACAGGGACTTCTATAAAGATCTATCCATGAAGTTCCATCTACAGAGGCACAAGTAGCATCTAAGCATGCGCAGAGGCATGTACGCCCCATGATGGCGGCAAAGTCAGAGCAAGTTTATTAGGGTGGGTGGGAACAAGAAGCCAACCGCGGGAGAACAAGACAGAATGACAGACGGGGCGGAGAAAGACTCGTGGGGGTCTGGACCCCTACAAAAGAGGAGGGAGTCGACTGAACATCTCAGCCATTGGCAGGAATTTCACCCGCATCCGATCCCCAATTCTTGTTCACCCTGGATGATCGCCTTGTCTagttggagagagagaaacgAACCTCGGCTCACTCTAAGGGAGTTAGAGGAGGTAGCGAAGCAAAGGTGACGAAGTAAAGCCGCGGTTTATGATATCAAATGGATGcagttctatatatatatatataaaattgcaTTATTAAGTCTTTTTCAAGACATATAGATGTGACTCATGCGAGTATGATTTGATGAAAAATGACCAATAAATGTATAATTCTTAGTTACAATATTATATCAATAAAGCCATAATAATCATGTTCACCTTTACTAATACACTACGTAGTGGTGGATGCAAGCTAGATATACGATTGGAATGTGTGGCATTTGATGCACTGCATGTGACTCCCCTAATTGATCCCAATGCATGCATGCCAAAGCAGATCGATCACGCCCACATGATTAAGCTAGTTCCACATTAGATAGTGTTGATTATTTCCGTACGTGTGCAGCTCCGAAATGTGTGCGTATCTATTAATTCTTCTCTCACCTGGTTTAGGTTTAGCTAGGTTTCTTGTAGCTGAAGATCCCGTACTATAAAGATGAACGAGTTCTTCTGTTAAGTGCACTAGCTATCACTTTACCATCCTCAGCGCAGCAGAAATTAGAAACTATTCAAGAAGACAAGAAATAAAGCAGGCACTCATCGTATCGGTACTTAAAAATAATTCCATGGCAGTTCACGATGATCCTCCTCCGGGGTACAGGTTTAGGCCTGACACAGAACAACTACTTGTTCATTATCTTCGTCCCATACTAGACGGAGAAGACTTTCCCCAAGGGCTTGTCCCTTTCTGCGATCTCTATGGAGAACAAGAACCATGGCAGATATGGGATGCTTTCAAAGAATTATGTGAGAAAGACCAAGGAAGAACAGACCTCTACTTCATTACCCAACACAAGACGAAGACCCCAAAGGGAAAGCGCATAAGCCGAACAGTCGGCAGCGGCACCTGGAAAGGAGATGACGCCCCAGGGAAAGTACTTTCGGCTTCTCGAAGGGTTATTGGCAGGAGAAAAAGATTCCATTACAAGAACGATGGCTCGACGCAAAACGGTCGCTGGCTCATGCACGAGTTTGAACTTGATACAACTTTACTGCGAAACAAACGTAAAGCGAAGGACTATGTTCTTTGTATTCTTAGAAAGAATAATAGATCGGtgaaaaagaattcagaaggaCAAGAGGgtcaagaagaagatgagatgagTTGGGACGGTGGGGATGATCAGCAAGATGGAGACCTTCCTGAACCTGAGTTCGTTGAAGAAGAAACCACTACAACTCAAAAACCAGACGAACTTCGAAAATATGCGATGGAGTTTGAGGTATACCTAAAGAAACAGACTGCTGACCAGGCTGTGAAAAGGAAAGATCATAAAGATTCACATAAAATGAGCTTAGAAGATATAGAGAACCACCTGATGAGTGATGACTGAGGAAGATGTGTGTCAAATGATGATCAGTTGTCTGAGGCTACTCCGGCCATCTTCTGTTAAATTTCGCTGCTCAAATTAGTTAGCCTTAAAATTAAGTTTCAATTTCAAATATAGAAACTTAAAATTATCCCTGATAAATATAACAAGAATCAAAGTCATATGTTGAGCATCTGCATGCTTTGTTTTagataattttaattatttatgaaagGTGGTGTTATTGACACATCATTTTTAAccctctttattttttattactttaattcttttttttttttgacaaattaCTCTAACTACCCTctcttgcaattttttttttccgtcgaATCAATCATCCAATGCAACCTGCAAAGTTTCCAATTGGGGATGGTGCCTCTCTGTCATGTGTCGCCTCTCCAGCCCACCTCACCACCCGtataagaaaaattgaaaaaccaaaACTAGCAGAAAGAAGCAAATAAAGCCACAAAAACAAAGTTTGGAAATTTCAATTGGGTGGTGACTTAGTCATGGATCCTCCTTTGATTAAAATCTAACCCTAAGGCTTGAAATCCCTGAGGTCCCCCAATTCGTCATTGTCATCCTTTAATTCACGACCTTGATTTCTATGTCATCAGTGTGACATTGTTTTCCAAAGTGAGGAGGATTTGCATGTGAGCGATCTATTCCTTCATTTTGGTGTCGGATCGTTAGCCATGGCGGTTAAGAAGGCGTGCAAATCCTTCTCGAAGAATTTGATTGATGAGGTGCAGAAATGGGAGTGTATGAAGTAGACGAGGGTTAGTTTGAGGTACATGATGGAGTTTGGGACCGAGCCCACATTGAAGATGAGAAAAAAGGGTAGGATGATTGATTTGtcaaatagaaaatagaaaaaagaaaaaagaaaaaagaaaaaagaaaaaagaaaaaagaaaaaagaaaaaagaaaaaagaaaaaagaaaaaagaaaaaagaaaaaagaaaaagaaaaaagaaaaaagaaaaaagaaagaaagaaaaaaataactcaaaatatattgcttgtagtatattattgtgagattaatctttattaatataatgataaagatttagtatcatattattcttttcttcattctatagtcgtataattatgagattagaaaaaatactttatgtcaaaacaaggatataatgttttatttcactattttgacaatataaagaaataacattagtggaattgtcatgagattttaaataaagaggtctaatattcaaatctcatcattgtggtttttaaatatttttaaaaacaaaatgaaattttgtgtttgtaacgggccggcccacaatatgtcgtactcgggccgggtcgggccaatgggccaatattcctaggcccaacccggcccgttattctaacgtgctcaggtcgtgccgggccactaacgggcttgggccgtgctgGGCCTCTTTTAAACGTgtcgggcccgtgccgtgctcgtgcttagcggcccatttgccacctctatAACATGAAGTTCTCATTTGTGGTGTACGTGTTTTTGaaagtaaatttttttctttttaagaataAGTTGTTCATTATCATTGATAATCCAAAAGTTGAAAATATGCATACATCAGTGTTAATAGCTTCTATGGCTGTTGCTGTTACTAATCCATGCTCATGGGCAGCTGGGAGTTCGGAGCCACCAAGCGGAGCTCGAACGCCAGGCTCGGCAGTGTCAGCGACTACTGTGTGCACCACTGCGTCTGTCCGGTCATAGTCATTAGGTTTTCTGATGACAAGAAGGAGATGGAGATGACGTTGTACAGTCGGCGAGGTTTGACTATTCACGAGGAAGAGTCGGAGTTCCATGACGCTTTGGGTAAAGGTCAGCATTGTGCTCTTTGATTCTcgcttttattttcaattttcggCTTATGATACTTGGAATGTGGATAGTATTTGACTCTGTTAATGTGGTCGCGGGCACCGGGATATCGATCCACTACGAGTTCAACAGCCTCAACTCGCCGCTCTACCCGAGGACCCGAGGATTCGATTCCGGCTCCTCCGATTCCAGTTCTGActctctctctgtagggatTGTCGCTGTTTTTGATGGGCATAATGGCGATGAAGTAAGCGATATGGCTTCAAAGCTTTTATTGGAGTATTTCGTTTTGCATTCCtattttcttcttattcttcttatGCTCTGTGAGGGTTCTTTTGAATTAAGCAAGACTAggccaaaattaactcaataacttGATGTTAATGAGAGAATCTTGTGCATGATTCAGATATTGAGCGAGGCTTGACAGCGTGAggatggtgtgggagctagaaacacaCTGCGGTGAGAGAATTTGGGGATCTTGAATTTAGGTTTCTAGAAAATGAGTTTGAAGGGGGGTTTTTGGGAGGATAATGGCTAAGAGCTGGGTTCTGTGCTTAAAGGTTTGGAAGCTTGAAGAGTTGGAGACTTTTGGATGTTGCTAAGTTTTTTGGGTTATTGCTTAATGATTTCAGTTCTAAATCTCTCCTTTTATACGCTCAATTGGAGGGGTGTTATGGTGGCTCAGGGCCTTTGGTTTTCTGGGTAAAATGCTTATCTTTTAGCTCATACAGGATCTCTGCCTTAAAGTCTGGGAAATCAGATCTTACTTGAGAAATGGAGTTTTGGGACAAGTAGAAGATCAATGTAGCCATGGGTGGAGGTTGCAGTAGAGACAGCTGCAATGGCATGAAACCTGGAACGAGGTTGACAGGGAGGCTTGGGAGGTGTGAGCTCATCGTTTAAGGGGGAAGGAGATGTCCATCCACCGGTCGGGAAATTTCCTTCTTGCTAACTGATAGGGAAGATCGATGTTTCTCCTGAATCTTTGGGTCGACTGGTATATTAGGAGCTGcagggaaaaggaaaagaacatAGAAGAAAGACGGTGAAAGCTGGGCTATCCTATTTCTTTTGGGTTTGGGCTTTGGGTTTTGAGGAAAAAAGGTTGACCCAAATTCTACATTCACCAATTCGCTATTGATTTAAATTACCGGGCTTGGATCTCGAGCCCAAGATCGAGATCACCGATGATGCTAAATCAATAGACGAGCGTAGTGTGTTTCCGTAACCTTCCACACCGCACCCACTTCTGCAAGCCCCAAAAATGCATGgatgtggcttgggtccacatcTAGGGTGCGTTTGCTTGGCGGGTTAAAATTGAGAGACGGGTATAAAATTCTATAATCTTACAGAATTTTATACAAATTGCGTGTTTATGCTAAAATATGTCACGATGACATATTTATTTGACTTGTGATTTTTCGAGTACCAACAACATCAAATAAGTATTCAAGAACAGCAATATTGCATATTGGTAGAGAACTTTATACTCACCGGACGTTGGTGAAGTTGACCTAGTCTAGTTTCTATCTTCTTTGGGGTGGTTTTGATTAAACCCTGATTAATCattcttttattctttctttttttggtaaaatgaggGTAGAAGGCTCAGGAgggaataaagaaagaaaaaaaatgttttaggcccccaatagacatttattggggcaataaacatgTATTGGCCCctaataaatgttttgaattgatgtaatctcctcgttttttccttaatcaaagttttatttgtctaaatttagggggATTAATTTCCATTCCGGCGACCTAAAGgtttattagagggcaataaatgtctattggtgagcaataaacctctccagcgacctatgagatcttcgacaacctctttggaaatctccggcgaggtttcataaacttttattgtctccaataaatgtctattgggggcaatataggtttattggggggtgccaataaacctctccggcgACTTATGAGATCTCTGATGACCTATTTGGAGACCTCTGGCTAGGTTTTCAGATAAGTCCGGTGTCCGGCAGTGGGTGACCGGATTCTGGAGACTAGTTGCTGGGTTCAGGCCTTTAATAACCGGATTCCGACGACAGGTGACgagactccggcgaagtcccctatggcttctctctcttccactctgtctctctctctctctctctctatgtaacaaaggggtgaggccaaaatagtctcaaagatttaaaaaagggtttttgtccatttatccaatttttagggatttttttcctacttaacccattaagtttttttaattcattcttacccaaaacactctaaggaggtcttccctaataccccattaagattttttttttttttttaattttttttaataccaatacatttttttttttgaataacatcacccctttgttatttagagagagagagagagagagagagagtataggagacttcgccggagcccggtcaCTGATCGCCGGATTCCAGCAAATTTTCACctgattccggccaactttcgccggattctggtcaccggcCGCCTGAATCCGATCACCGGTCGTTGGATTCTAATCACCGGCCGCTGCCCACCTGAATGATTTActgccccaatagacgtctattgcctcccaataaacatctattgccccccaatagacgtctattattctccaatagaacttttgattgccagaatatgaactaatctccTAAAATTTAGATAATAAAACTTTGcttaaacaaaaaaatgaagagattataccaatttaaaaacgtctattgcccccaatagacattcaaaactgtgtttttttttcttttgtcctagtatttaaaaaaaaaaaaaaaaaaaaaggagaaacatgaccaaaacaacaacaaatctTGGTGACTGTGATTCGATTGCCTAGGAATGTGTAGAGAAGGTCAccaccagaaaacaaaaaactgcAATAGCCATATGGCCCGTGGTCAACAACTGACCTTTCCCTATTTGGTCCGCCATCCAGCCCAACTCCGGCAGCCTCGTCCTCGAAAATTACGGTTCGCCCTCCCCAGCCTCACCCACCACTCcttctgacaggacccgccccgaatttcaccctgaaatccgaggtggccctgtggggcccaccttagggataactctaccaaaaattcggcaaagtcacctctaaaatggactacccaaaaacctgtaaaacacacaaaacacttcaagcaaaccaaccttatactcctggagccaccctgctcccaattaccaa
It encodes:
- the LOC112203436 gene encoding NAC domain-containing protein JA2-like gives rise to the protein MAAHDDPPPGYRFRPDTEQLLVHYLRPKLDGEGFPQGLVPFCDLYGDQEPWQIWEAFKETSEKDRKRKDLYFLTQHKKKTPNGKRKSRTVGTGTWKGEDAAKKVLAASQRVIGKRKRFRYDNKVSAQNGRWLMHEFELDASLLRNKRKAKEYVLCILRKNDKSEKDRKQEGQEYQEEQVMSCDYGNQKGGNLHEPEFVEEETSTTQQRTR
- the LOC112203437 gene encoding NAC domain-containing protein JA2L-like; its protein translation is MAVHDDPPPGYRFRPDTEQLLVHYLRPILDGEDFPQGLVPFCDLYGEQEPWQIWDAFKELCEKDQGRTDLYFITQHKTKTPKGKRISRTVGSGTWKGDDAPGKVLSASRRVIGRRKRFHYKNDGSTQNGRWLMHEFELDTTLLRNKRKAKDYVLCILRKNNRSVKKNSEGQEGQEEDEMSWDGGDDQQDGDLPEPEFVEEETTTTQKPDELRKYAMEFEVYLKKQTADQAVKRKDHKDSHKMSLEDIENHLMSDD